One Coffea arabica cultivar ET-39 chromosome 5e, Coffea Arabica ET-39 HiFi, whole genome shotgun sequence DNA segment encodes these proteins:
- the LOC113743872 gene encoding replication protein A 70 kDa DNA-binding subunit D-like encodes MFQGSKVEAIIFNADIPKMSPLLRVYKKYKITNAEVKPIPAKFQTTELTIQWVISTKTVIQEINDDANEIMPVKFNYTKFTDLVHHMDDRNKSVDVLGVVIAALDRKTLNRNTKESNVQKFVLLDEECQTLFLSLWDDFLTNEGQQLLSNLHSYPVIIARRIKVKNYNDVALGTWFDSVILVDPPIQEALRNSKMIADVLDKRDYMKYNLAISLRVDQKATLICNVNPSQKITWVRARFYFEHIFQKYWYMSCKNCYRATAADYKVEFTCNSCKEKQLAVPRCCFDVDLVDDSGAIPASIFGELAEKLLTFTSIEATQHFNENVELPLDLVHEQLKSKTFLIHIKPVQAQLADARQRYTVIYYYEVDHATSSAQVVSETKNDLPLLNDQSPTLELADTEQNLAPSKTRMRLSEKFDELDKLNAGNSPDEPTSSTKKSKLT; translated from the exons ATGTTCCAGGGATCAAAAGTAGAAGCAATAATCTTCAATGCTGATATTCCTAAAATGAGTCCGCTCTTACGTGTTTACAAAAAATACAAGATCACGAATGCTGAAGTGAAACCTATCCCAGCAAAATTTCAGACAACTGAGCTCACTATCCAATGGGTGATCAGCACTAAAACtgtcattcaagaaataaatgATGATGCCAATGAAATCATGCCTGTGAAGTTTAACTATACAAAATTTACTGATTTGGTGCATCACATGGATGACAGGAATAAATCAGTTG ATGTGCTAGGTGTTGTGATTGCTGCATTAGACAGGAAGACATTGAATAGAAACACAAAAGAATCAAATGTTCAAAAGTTTGTCCTTCTTGATGAAGA ATGTCAAACACTATTTCTATCTTTATGGGATGACTTTCTTACTAATGAAGGACAACAGCTACTGTCTAACCTCCACAGCTATCCTGTCATTATTGCGCGTCGAATTAAAGTCAAGAATTACAATG ATGTTGCATTAGGCACTTGGTTTGATTCTGTCATACTTGTTGATCCGCCTATACAGGAA GCACTTAGAAATTCTAAAATGATTGCAGATGTTCTTGATAAAAGAGACTACATGAAGTATAATCTTGCAATTTCTCTCAGAGTTGATCAGAAAGCTACCTTAATTTGCAATGTTAACCCATCACAGAAG ATAACTTGGGTGAGAGCTCGCTTCTACTTTGAACACATATTCCAAAAATACTGGTATATGAGTTGTAAGAATTGCTATCGAGCCACAGCAGCAGATTATAAAGTTGAATTTACTTGCAACTCGTGCAAGGAGAAGCAACTAGCTGTACCAAG ATGTTGCTTTGATGTTGATTTAGTTGATGACAGTGGAGCTATACCAGCTTCCATATTTGGAGAACTAGCTGAGAAGCTTTTAACATTCACCTCCATTGAAGCAACGCAGCATTTTAATGAG AATGTTGAGCTCCCTCTTGACCTTGTTCATGAACAACTGAAATCAAAGACTTTTCTGATTCATATAAAACCAGTCCAAGCACAGCTAGCAGACGCTAGGCAACGTTACACAGTTATATATTACTATGAAGTTGATCATGCTACCAGTTCAGCTCAGGTAGTAAGTGAGACAAAAAATGATTTGCCACTGCTTAATGACCAGTCCCCAACGCTGGAACTAGCTGATACAG AGCAAAATCTTGCACCTTCAAAGACTCGCATGCGCCTTTCTGAAAAATTTGATGAATTAGACAAGCTCAACGCAGGCAACTCTCCAGATGAACCCACCAGCTCTACCAAGAAATCAAAACTAACCTAG